The following is a genomic window from Variovorax paradoxus.
GCCATGACTTCCGCGTCGGCCGCGAGCGCGGCAAAGGGCGCGAGATCGCTCTCGCGCCACTGCCGCAGGCGAAGCCGCGGGGTTTCGAACTCGATCGGGGGCTGGGTGATGCTTTCGGCCATGCGGCCGATTGTGCTCAGAACCCCGCGAGCACCACCTTGCCCTGCGCGGTGCCGCTTTCGATCAGCGCATGCGCCTTGCGGAGGTTGGCCGCGTTGATGGTGCCGAAGCTCGCGTTTGCCGTGGTGCGGATGCGGCCCGCGTCGACCAATGCTGCCACTTCGGCCAGCAGCGCGCCTTGCTCGGCGATATCGGGCGTTTCGAAGCGCGAGCGCGCAAACATCATTTCCCAGTGCAGCGAAATGCACTTGGTCTTGAGCGGCATCGCGTCGAGCGCCGGCAAGTCGTCGATCACCGCCAGTTGGCCCTGGGGCTTGAGGCTTTCGATGATCTGCGCGTAGTGCTGGCCGGTCTGCGTGAGGCTTGCAACCATTTCGACCTCGCCGATACCCGCCGCCTTGAGCTCGGCCGCGAGCGGCTTCGAATGATCGATGACCGCGTGCGCGCCCAGCGCCAGGCACCACGCCCGCGTCTCGGCGCGCGAAGCCGTGGCCACCACACGCAGTTGCGTGAGCTGGCGCGCGAGCTGGATCAGGATCGAACCGACGCCGCCGGCGCCGCCGGTAACCAGCAGCGTCTGCCCCGCGCCGCCGCCCTTCGGCACCTTGAGGCGGTCGAACAGCAGTTCGTACGCGGTGATGGTGGTCAGCGGCAGTGCCGCGGCCTGCGCATCGTCGAGGCTCTTGGGCGCAAGGGCCGCAATGCGTTCGTCGACCGCATGCAGTTCCGCATTGGTTCCGGACCGGACGATGGAGCCGGCGTAGTACACCCGGTCGCCGACCTTGAAGTTCTTCACCCCGGTGCCAATGGCCTCGACCGTGCCTACGGCGTCCCAGCCCAGCACCTTGGCCTGGCCGGCTTCGGGCGCCATGTTCTTGCGCACCTTGGTGTCGACCGGATTGACCGAGACGGCCTTGACGCGCACCAGCAGGTCGCGCGGGCCGACCTCGGGCGTGGGCAATTCGATGTCCTGCAGCGACTCGGGGTGGTCGATGGGAAGGGACTGGTAGTAACCGATGGCTTTCATGTCGAAGGACCTTTCTTGAACGATGGCTCGACTGTAGGATGGCAAATGAAATTTGATAAGAATGCCCGTTGAAGCAACACCTTCAAATGAAAATTGAAAATCTCTCGGACTTGCAAGTGCTGGTTCAGACCGCCCGCGGCGGTACCCTTACGGCCGCCGCGCATGCGCTGGGCATGACGCCCGCTGCCGCGAGCGCGACGCTCAAGCGGCTGGAAACACAGCTGGGCGCGCGGCTGTTCGAGCGATCGACCCGCGCCATGCGCCTGACGTCGCAAGGCCAGACGCTGCTCGACTACGCCGTTCGCGCTTTCGAGCTGCTGGACGAAGGCGAATCGCTGGTCACGGCCGACCGCGGCGAGTTGGTCGGCACCTTGCGCGTGGCGGCTCCTTCGGACCTCACGCGCAGCACGCTGCTGCCCTGGTTCGACGAGTTCCTGGCGCTGCATCCGGGCGTGCAGCTGTCGCTTTCGGTCGGCGACCGGCTGCTCGATGTGACTCGCGACGAGGTCGACGTGGCGCTGCGCTACGGGGCGCTGGCCGATTCACGCCTTGTGGCACGGCCCTTTGCGCTGACCAGCCCGCTGCTCACCGCATCGCCCGGCTACCTGCGCCGCCATGCCGCGCCCAAGACGCCGCAAGACCTGGTGCACCACAACTGCCTCACCTTCGACCGCGGCGGGCGCCGCCACCGCACCTGGCGTTTTGCACAGAACGGCCAATGGACTGAGGTGCGGGTGAAGGGCGACCGCAGCGTGGACGACGCATCGCTCGCGCGCGAGTGGGCCGTGGCGGGGCGGGGCATCGTGCTGAAGTCGGCACTCGATGTGCGGGACGACCTGCGCAAGGGCACGCTGGTGCGCCTGCTGCCCGAGTGGGACACCGAGCCCTATCCGCTGCACGCACTGCTGCCGAGCGGGCGCTTTGTGCCGGCGCGCGTGCGGGCGCTGGTGGATTTTCTGGCTGCCAAGTTCGACGCGCTGGCGCCGATGCCCGGCTAGATCATCGGCGTGACGGCGCCGTCCATCGCCACGATGGCGCCGGTGATGTAGCTCGCCTTCGGCGATGCGAGAAACACCACGGCGTTCGCAATTTCTTCGGGCGCCGCAATGCGGCCGAGCGGCAGCCTTGCCTTGGCGCGCTGCAGCGCTTCATCGCTGCCGATGCCTTGCAGCTTTGCATCTGCCTTCAGGCCTTCCTGCAGCCGCTCGGTCAGCGTGAGGCCGGGGTTCACCGCATTCACCCGAACGCCTTTGGCCGCATAGGCCGACGCCATGCCGGCACTCACCAGCATGAGCGCTGCGTTGGCCGCGCCGCCCGCCATGTGGACGGGGCTCGCCACCTTGCCGCCCTGGCCGATCACGTTGACGATGGCGCCCTGGCCGCGCTGGCCCATGCGCTTGACCACCGGATCGATCATGTGGATGTAGGTGAAATACTTGGCGTCCATGGCGTCATGCCAGGCGGCGGCGTTCAACTCGTCGGGCGGCGTACGGCGCGCGGCGCCCGCGGAATTCACCAGCACGTCGACCGGGCCAAAAGCCTGCTCGGCGGCATCGAGCGCGGCCACGGCGCCAGCCGGGTCCTTGAGGTCGGCGGCATGTACCGACACCCGGCCTTCGGCTTCTGCAAACGCCTCGACAAGCGTCTTGCGTCCTTGCTCCAGGTTCTTCAGGTCGCGCGAGACCAGGCTCACGCGCGCGCCCTCGCGCAAGAAACCGAGCGCGCAGGCCAGGCCAATGCCCTTGCTGCCGCCGGTAATGAGAACGTGCCGGTCCTGGAGCTGGAGATCCATGTGAGAGTCCTTGACTTGAATCGTGAATAGAAAGAAAGAACGCCGCGCGGCGCGGGGTCGCGTGGATTGAATCACCGCTCTAAGATCGGCGGATGAACGCATCCTCGGTATCCCTGCCCCGCTACTGGTCTCAACTGACAACGCGCGACTTTGCCGCGCTCGATGTGGCAGCCACCGTGGCGGTGCTGCCGCTCGGCGCGACCGAACAGCACGGCCCGCACCTGCCGCTGGGCGTGGACAC
Proteins encoded in this region:
- a CDS encoding zinc-binding alcohol dehydrogenase family protein, whose product is MKAIGYYQSLPIDHPESLQDIELPTPEVGPRDLLVRVKAVSVNPVDTKVRKNMAPEAGQAKVLGWDAVGTVEAIGTGVKNFKVGDRVYYAGSIVRSGTNAELHAVDERIAALAPKSLDDAQAAALPLTTITAYELLFDRLKVPKGGGAGQTLLVTGGAGGVGSILIQLARQLTQLRVVATASRAETRAWCLALGAHAVIDHSKPLAAELKAAGIGEVEMVASLTQTGQHYAQIIESLKPQGQLAVIDDLPALDAMPLKTKCISLHWEMMFARSRFETPDIAEQGALLAEVAALVDAGRIRTTANASFGTINAANLRKAHALIESGTAQGKVVLAGF
- a CDS encoding LysR family transcriptional regulator — translated: MKIENLSDLQVLVQTARGGTLTAAAHALGMTPAAASATLKRLETQLGARLFERSTRAMRLTSQGQTLLDYAVRAFELLDEGESLVTADRGELVGTLRVAAPSDLTRSTLLPWFDEFLALHPGVQLSLSVGDRLLDVTRDEVDVALRYGALADSRLVARPFALTSPLLTASPGYLRRHAAPKTPQDLVHHNCLTFDRGGRRHRTWRFAQNGQWTEVRVKGDRSVDDASLAREWAVAGRGIVLKSALDVRDDLRKGTLVRLLPEWDTEPYPLHALLPSGRFVPARVRALVDFLAAKFDALAPMPG
- a CDS encoding SDR family oxidoreductase; translated protein: MDLQLQDRHVLITGGSKGIGLACALGFLREGARVSLVSRDLKNLEQGRKTLVEAFAEAEGRVSVHAADLKDPAGAVAALDAAEQAFGPVDVLVNSAGAARRTPPDELNAAAWHDAMDAKYFTYIHMIDPVVKRMGQRGQGAIVNVIGQGGKVASPVHMAGGAANAALMLVSAGMASAYAAKGVRVNAVNPGLTLTERLQEGLKADAKLQGIGSDEALQRAKARLPLGRIAAPEEIANAVVFLASPKASYITGAIVAMDGAVTPMI